CTTCGGctgataaaataattcatgTCGCAGCTGAGTTCCGATCATGATGAAGTGGGTCGTGGCAATCGCTTCGCAATCTCCTGTCAAACCAAATAGAGAAGAAATGGTTGAACTCGAAATGTATTTGAACTGAAACAGTTGAAGGAATCTACAAAGCCATGGATTTTTATTGACCCCTCTAGAGATGAGTGATATACATTCCAAGAGAAACTTTAGATGGAAACGAACTAGGGTCTCATCGAGTGAGCACGACAACTATGGAACATCGTCACATAAATCAAGCAGGGAAAGTATGTaatcaaaggaaaagaagatatgaacaaaaaagaccatgacattgttttttttttttaaatccaaatTATTTGCTGTTTCATAAAGCGTCTAGTAGAAGCACAAATTAGAGAGAGGGACgtaaaataaaacatgcaCCACAGACGAATTTGACTGTGGGAAAAAAGCATTCGAATCCAACAAACAATAAACAACAAATCAGCGAAGAGCTAACAGTCAGAAAATTTCCAATCGAAATTGTTGTACTTGTTCATTCAGATGTTCACCTCTTAAAATATCCCATATACGTAGGTGGGAACAAGTGAAGGAGTCAGATTTATGGTGCGGTGTGGGGAACAGGTGAAGNTGTTTCATAAAGCGTCTAGTAGAAGCACAAATTAGAGAGAGGGACgtaaaataaaacatgcaCCACAGACGAATTTGACTGTGGGAAAAAAGCATTCGAATCCAACAAACAATAAACAACAAATCAGCGAAGAGCTAACAGTCAGAAAATTTCCAATCGAAATTGTTGTACTTGTTCATTCAGATGTTCACCTCTTAAAATATCCCATATACGTAGGTGGGAACAAGTGAAGGAGTCAGATTTATGGTGCGGTGTGGGGAACAGGTGAAGGAGTCAGCTTTATGGTGTCGCACCGCAGAACCTTTATTCTAATGGTGGTGGATGGTAAGAGGTGGTGGAATAATTCCGTTGGTGGAATAATTCCTtgtcgaaagaaaaaatctatatTTGACAGAGTAGAAAGCAACGTGCGACTTGAAGGACATGATTTACTGTGGATTCTTACGCCCaccattttatattatataggaatgaagatgctctTGACTCGACATTGTTTGTAGATGGGATGACCTGTTACATGCTAGAGCTTATCGAGAAGaattaagtttctttttttaagatttagaaagaaaaaagtcaATTATCCATTCAATATAATATTGAATGAATGCTCGAGCACTCAGATACTTTCATGAGTCCATATACAAAGTATCTTCCTCCTCCGAGCTCGAGTTATGGAAGAAGGAACCGAGAAGAAAGTATCAACAACAACAGGTTTTATTACGGAACAACTCATGATGTCTTTTGCTTATGTTCAATATATAATGACGGAGTTGAAGACAAGATATTCATATGAGAAACCACACTTTAAGGGTGGCATTGATCAATCATGACAATATAGAATCACCAATAGAAACCTAAGATGAACGTTCAAACAGCACGAAAACCGATTCGACACTTTATGGAGTTAGAATAATGTTAGACACAACCAAACCACCAGCAAACAGCTGGGGTGTTCCAACTTCACACCTAGAGGAGTTCAACACTATCACCAATAGAGAATTGGTCAACTACAAAGAATATCATTAAGTTTACTGGTTATGACAATGAATTAAACAACACTCAGCAATATTCAAATATCATTCACATGCACTATAAAAACACGGGCGGCAGAAAATAATAGAACTGTTTAATACTACTCTGCCTACAGTGGATATCACAAAAATAGCTATACACAATGGTCTACCTCAAAAAGGCAACTAtgaaagtaataataaaaggatACAATCAGGAATACCTCAAACAGCTCATTTATATTATCTGCAGTCTTAGCAGATGTCTCAATAAAGAACATTCCATTCTTCTCTGCATACTCAGTCCCATCCTTCAAAATTGAGACATAATTATCTCAAATTAgtgaattttaaatactttttgcCCATTttgtaaaaacaaaacaaagaataaatagagaaGATGGGAGAAGTAAAATGCATTCGATCGAATAACACTGAATTTACCTGAATGGAtactttccttttctcttggAGATCAGCTTTGTTACCGACCAATGCCAAAATGATATCAGGGCTGCCATGCTTTTGCAGCTCCTGTAAGTGTCCAATACGAATCGTGAAGATTGTGATTAGTTAAAGGATAACCAGCTGAAAACGAACACATTAATGAAGGCGTTGTTTAGGTTTTTCCCTCTTGAAAAATCATGGCATACATTCAAACAATCCCCTTTTCTATGATTTTCTACTCAAAATAGGACTGTACTTTGTTAACATGATCAGCATTCATTGATTTGAAGCCAGAAAACGTATAATGAAAAACTGTATTGTCTCCAATGGAAACTTCCATAACAGCactttttttgttggaaacTGATTAACAAAGAAGAcccataaaaagaaatgattgCTTATCAAGAGGCAAAGATGTAACACAAGGTCGACAAGGTTATCCacaattttcttaaaagagTAGCGCAAGGTTAACCAGAATTTTAATAAGCAcacatcataatcatattgCCTGTAACACTTACAAGGGAACAGATAAGTAGCGAAACATGTAGTTATCTGGTGATCTATCCATAGATTAAAAAGAATTCCATTCGTTTCATATTTGGCCATTAGTGAGTAGCAGCTCAATTAATGAGGAATTGCCTCATAGGTTTTGCTTCCTTTCGGCATAATGGCTATGAAAGCAGGAAATATAGTACATGTACAAAAtctaatttatcattttaaaacatacCTTAACCCAATATTGAGCTTTGGCAAAGGAATCAGAGCTTGTTATATCATATACGATAACTGCAACTGCAGCACCTCGATAGTAAAGTGGAGCTAATGCAGCATACCTAAATCAAGAGAGAACAACATTGATAACATCTAGCAAAAATAGCTCCGGTAAACATGAATCAAACTAGATAAGGTCTACCAATGTAATAGCCCAATCCCACTGTCAGCAGGTAgtcctctttggtctttcccttttgggcttctcctcaaggttttaaaacgcgtctactagaaagaggtttctacgcccttataaggaatgctttgctcccctctccaaccaaagtgggatctcacaatccaccccccttggggaccagcgtcctcggtggcacaccgctcggtgtctggctctaataccatttgtaacatcccaagctcaccactagcagatattgtcctctttgggcttttccttctgggcttctcctcaatgttttaaaacgtatttactatggagaggtttccacacccttataagggatgtttcgttcccctctccaaccaatgtgagatctcacaaccaATCACAATATAGTTGCTTGCTAGAAGTTAAAAATACACCATAGAGGATAGCTACTAGAGATTTAGATAATCCTACCTCTCTTGCCCAGCGGTGTCCCATATTTCAAACTTCACTGTTGTAGAATCCTGTAAAGCAATCGTTTGTGACAGGAATGATGCCCCAACAGTTACCTGAATTTTCTCAACAAACATTTCTAATCAAAAGATTGTAATCACTTTGGGAATGAAATGATCAAGACATAAATTTTTCGTTTCAAgcatcaatttattttaagaatttatggACTGCAATATAATCCTGACCTTAGATGTTGGATCAAACTGACCACGAACAAAGCGAAGAACAATACAGCTTTTACCAACGCCAGAATCACCCAGCAGGACAAGCTGCATAAGATATCATAAAAACTTTTAAGCTTTCTAAGCAAGCACTTATCTGACGTATTGGCATATCTGTAACTtcaaaaatcattaaattcaAAGCAAAAGCATAAGAACAGGCAGCCATTTGGTAGCTTCTTAAATACCTTGACGCGCAAATTCTTTGAATCAGCTGCACTATTCTCTGGATTAACCCCACCCGATGGCCCAGAAGCTCTGTCTGTACAATAAACTCCTCAAAAATCAACAAACTCGACATAAAATCCCAtcagaaaaagtaaaaaattgaaagataccTAAGATAAAACCCACCGAACCCTAATGTCCCCATTAACGAAACAacaatgataaaaataatcaagGAACCAAGAGAACTCCATAATTAACAACGTAGAACTAACCACACAATCAAcctcttcaattttcaatacACTCTTTGATCAGACTTAAACAGACAAATAAAGAATCGAAAACCCCTAAAAAAAAGCTGAAGCAACGAAATTCGGGATTTGAAAATACCTGGGACAGAGGAGGAGCAACCCATAGCGATCAAGGGTATATGAAATACCCGAGCCAAGGAATTTGCTGTTAATTGAACTTTCGTGGAGTCTACTGAGCAATTTTCtgcaaaagagaagaagaaacttgCGCCCTCGGGACTGGTTCGTTAATGGCTGTCAAAGTTTTCCCATTatttcacaacccaactttCAATTGAATGGCGAAGGCGAAGGACATCGTCTCGGCCCGATTCAAAACGACATGTCGGATTCACAAGACCCGAACCGAATCCGATACGCCAAAGAAAAGATAAGCCAAATGGGCCAGGAAATGAATGGGCCAATTGGGCCGGACTTCTACATAGGTCGTAGGtgattccttttattttattttattttattttattttctttaaaaaaaaaacctcctAAAACaatcataatttcattttctaaaaaattaccAATAcacaatgaaaattaataatatatatttatttatttatttatttattataattttatttaattcaacggttaaaaaataaaattttagatgtaatttttaattaaaaaatattttaccccttcacattttacttttatacaaaaatatataaattaattaattaaatacatcACTATCCGAACTTATCCGAACTAATCCACTCCagtcgagttgggttgggttagattcattatttaataatggttatttgaaaaatgtctCGACTCAACCTTTAAACTCagggaaaataataaatattttatcccTCAATCTTGAAGTTGAAGGCCCGAGTACATGGCCATGACAACTTTGTCGcacataaattatttattgaaagttTTCTAAACCACAAAAATTTGGCTGGTTTTTGTTTCGTTAGAAAATTTGAACCTGTCCACTTTAGATTagttgtttccttttttaaaacGTCTATTATTGATGGTAGATAAGCCTACTTTCATGTAGATAAGCTTATCTTATACTATTTCGATAGAGTTTGACCTGGAAAATATGGATCATAACTTATTGACGAGTACGACGTGCTTCATTGCTTTAGAAGATAAACTAAGCTTTTGTTTGATATGAATACGACGCtcaatttcttgtttgatGTATGAAAATCAACCAACTGATGTATTTAACTCGTTTAGACCTAGGAAGTAGCATTGTCTTGTCAACTCATATGTTCTCTAGTCACATCGACgttaaaatttatgttcttAGTTacgtaagaaaaaaaactcaggAAAATAGTAAGAAATATGACATAACAATATACGTTCATTTACGGCcatgaaaaactaaatggttTGAAAAAATTCGATCACTTAAAACCTAACTCAACCAGTACGATtgaataagttttaaaaagttctaACTTAGTCCAACCCTACCCACGAAAACCCCTAACGCCGTACATAGA
This genomic window from Cucurbita pepo subsp. pepo cultivar mu-cu-16 chromosome LG01, ASM280686v2, whole genome shotgun sequence contains:
- the LOC111793483 gene encoding ras-related protein RABF1-like codes for the protein MGCSSSVPDRASGPSGGVNPENSAADSKNLRVKLVLLGDSGVGKSCIVLRFVRGQFDPTSKVTVGASFLSQTIALQDSTTVKFEIWDTAGQERYAALAPLYYRGAAVAVIVYDITSSDSFAKAQYWVKELQKHGSPDIILALVGNKADLQEKRKVSIQDGTEYAEKNGMFFIETSAKTADNINELFEEIAKRLPRPTSS